A genomic region of Verrucomicrobiota bacterium contains the following coding sequences:
- a CDS encoding TIM barrel protein, with protein sequence MTSSINRRAAVSRLAGTAAAAAAVSALAMRLGAADAALKGRINHSVCKWCYPRVSLEDLCRAGKDMGLQSVELLNPPDFATLKKHGLVCAMVSNPVVDGLGGISRAWNRVEHHDRLVVAYEQRIKEVAGAGFTNLICFSGNRDKLDDEKGLENCALGLKRIMAAAEKANVTIVMELLNSRVNHKDYQCDHTEWGVALCKRIGSERFKLLYDIYHMQIMEGDVITRIRQFKDYIAHYHTGGVPGRNEIDDTQELHYPAIMKAIAETGYKGHVAQEFIPKRPDALKSLSQAVQICDV encoded by the coding sequence ATGACTTCATCGATCAACCGCCGCGCCGCCGTCTCGCGCCTCGCCGGAACAGCCGCCGCCGCCGCCGCCGTGAGCGCGCTCGCGATGCGCCTTGGCGCTGCGGACGCCGCGCTCAAGGGCCGCATCAACCACTCCGTCTGCAAGTGGTGCTACCCACGGGTGAGCCTCGAGGACTTGTGCAGGGCGGGCAAGGACATGGGCCTGCAATCCGTCGAGCTGCTGAACCCGCCGGACTTCGCGACGCTCAAGAAACACGGGCTTGTGTGCGCGATGGTGAGCAACCCGGTCGTGGACGGCCTCGGCGGCATCAGCAGGGCGTGGAATCGCGTCGAGCACCACGACCGGCTCGTCGTCGCCTACGAGCAGCGCATCAAGGAAGTCGCGGGCGCGGGCTTCACGAACCTCATCTGCTTCTCCGGCAACCGCGACAAGCTCGACGACGAGAAGGGCCTCGAGAACTGCGCGCTCGGACTCAAGCGCATCATGGCCGCGGCCGAGAAGGCGAACGTGACGATCGTGATGGAGCTGCTCAACAGCCGGGTGAATCACAAGGACTACCAGTGCGACCACACGGAGTGGGGCGTCGCCCTCTGCAAGCGCATCGGCTCCGAGCGCTTCAAGCTCCTCTATGACATCTACCACATGCAGATCATGGAGGGCGACGTCATCACGCGAATCCGGCAGTTCAAGGACTACATCGCGCACTACCACACCGGCGGCGTGCCCGGTCGCAACGAGATTGACGACACGCAGGAACTCCACTACCCGGCGATCATGAAGGCCATCGCCGAGACCGGCTACAAGGGTCACGTCGCGCAGGAGTTCATCCCGAAACGGCCCGACGCGCTCAAGTCGCTGAGCCAGGCGGTGCAGATTTGTGATGTGTAG